In Vigna unguiculata cultivar IT97K-499-35 chromosome 3, ASM411807v1, whole genome shotgun sequence, a single genomic region encodes these proteins:
- the LOC114175313 gene encoding uncharacterized protein LOC114175313: MCVDYTDLNKACPRDAYPLPSIDRLVDGAAGHALLSFLDAYSGYNQIPMADGDKIKTAFITEEANLYYKVMPFGLKNVGATYQRLMDRVFQPLLGKTVEVYVDDIIVKSPNAQRHSSDLAQVFKALRTYNIRLNPEKCTFGVDGGKFLGFMLTQRGIEANPEKCQTIINMRSPANVKEVQRLVGRLTAISRFLPKLADKTKPMIQLLRKSTKFTWDDSCEQNFNTLKQLLTTPPVLTKPDLSLPLVMYIVASANAISSALVKERDNTQHPIYFTSRILQDPETRYQMVEKVALAIITAARRLRPYFQSHTIIIRTDHPIQKILQKPDLAGRLSSWAIELSEFTIRYEPHGPIRAQCLADFANDLQEQAPCDTWWTMHVDGSSNPLGAGAGIVLEGPDNVLIEQSLRFTFKTSNNQAKYEAIIVGLILAQDVGARKLLCKTDSKLTVGHLNGEYQIKDPTLAQYYHMVVSLAEHFDTFQIQHVPRSDNTRADILSKLASTKKKGRYKSLLQHTLTAPSIEQQNQCLNITTTNTWMEPFIRYLETGVIPPNEEKGWVRKAARYTLIGGELFRRGFSKHLLKCVTKEKADYVIQEIHQGICGYHSGPKTMAARILRAGYYLPTMEEDCATYVQKCVQCQKHGPVTHMHQEELHQVSSPWPFSKWGMDIIGPFAAGKGQVKFLLVAVDYFSKWIEAEPLAIITANQVQCFVWKNIICRYGIPHTIITDNGRQFIDKGLADFYRNLNITHITSSVEHPQTNGQAEVANKVILGQLKKRLDGAKGKWPEELLEVLWAYKCTPQSSTHEAPYTLVYGTDAVIPVEIGEPSIRQQHHDTQINAGCMATHLDLLYETREKARIRDLATKLRAARRYNSKLKPRSFHKGDLVWRMASKARKHGGKFSPNWEGPFRVLKEVGKGAYRLEKLSGEPLPNTWNISHFKFYFS; the protein is encoded by the coding sequence TGTAGATTACACAGACCTGAACAAGGCCTGCCCCCGGGACGCTTACCCATTACCTAGCATAGACAGACTCGTTGATGGGGCCGCAGGACACGCCCTACTGAGCTTCTTAGACGCTTACTCTGGCTATAACCAGATACCCATGGCCGATGGAGATAAAATCAAAACCGCGTTCATAACCGAGGAAGCCAACCTTTACTACaaagtcatgccctttggtctcAAAAACGTCGGCGCTACATACCAACGCTTGATGGACAGAGTCTTCCAGCCACTCTTGGGCAAGACGGTAGAGGTATATGTCGACGACATCATCGTCAAGTCCCCCAACGCACAACGACACTCCTCGGACCTAGCGCAAGTCTTCAAAGCCCTACGCACCTACAACATCAGGctcaaccctgaaaaatgcacaTTCGGAGTAGACGGCGGAAAATTCCTGGGCTTCATGCTCACGCAGCGAGGAATCGaggccaaccctgaaaaatgtCAAACCATCATCAACATGAGAAGCCCCGCGAATGTCAAGGAGGTGCAGCGATTAGTGGGCAGACTAACCGCCATCTCGCGTTTCCTCCCCAAGTTGGCGGACAAGACCAAACCAATGATCCAACTCCTGAGAAAGTCGACAAAGTTTACTTGGGATGACTCCTGCGAGCAAAATTTCAACACTCTAAAGCAACTCCTCACCACCCCCCCGGTCCTAACCAAACCCGATCTCTCCCTCCCCCTTGTTATGTACATAGTCGCGTCTGCAAACGCCATCAGCTCTGCACTCGTCAAAGAAAGGGACAACACCCAACATCCAATATACTTTACGAGCCGCATCCTCCAAGACCCAGAAACGCGATATCAGATGGTAGAGAAAGTCGCCCTCGCAATTATAACAGCGGCGCGTCGCCTACGACCATACTTCCAATCACACACGATCATCATCAGAACGGACCATCCCATACAAAAGATCCTGCAAAAACCTGATTTAGCCGGTCGGCTATCCTCTTGGGCCATCGAACTGTCAGAATTTACAATCCGCTACGAACCACATGGACCCATCCGAGCACAATGTCTGGCAGACTTCGCCAATGACCTTCAAGAGCAAGCCCCTTGTGACACCTGGTGGACCATGCACGTAGACGGCTCCTCAAACCCGCTAGGGGCCGGCGCCGGCATAGTACTGGAAGGACCCGACAACGTCCTCATAGAGCAATCTCTACGTTTCAccttcaaaacatccaacaatCAAGCTAAATACGAGGCCATCATTGTCGGCCTCATTTTAGCACAAGACGTTGGCGCACGTAAACTCCTATGCAAGACAGACTCAAAGCTCACCGTAGGACACCTCAACGGTGAGTACCAAATCAAAGATCCCACCCTCGCACAATACTACCACATGGTAGTCTCCCTGGCTGAGCACTTCGACACTTTCCAAATTCAACACGTCCCACGAAGCGACAATACCCGGGCAGACATTCTCTCAAAGCTCGCTAGCACCAAAAAGAAAGGTCGTTACAAGTCACTCCTCCAACACACCCTAACCGCACCCTCCATTGAGCAACAAAACCAGTGCTTAAACATTACCACCACCAATACTTGGATGGAGCCTTTCATCAGATACCTAGAAACAGGGGTCATCCCGCCAAACGAAGAAAAAGGGTGGGTGCGGAAAGCGGCACGATACACACTAATTGGGGGCGAACTATTCAGAAGAGGCTTCAGCAAGCACCTGCTCAAGTGCGTAACTAAGGAAAAGGCCGACTATGTCATCCAAGAAATACACCAAGGCATCTGCGGCTACCACTCAGGACCCAAAACCATGGCCGCCAGGATACTACGCGCCGGATATTACTTGCCCACAATGGAAGAAGACTGCGCCACATACGTCCAAAAATGCGTCCAATGCCAAAAGCACGGGCCGGTTACACACATGCACCAGGAAGAACTGCACCAGGTCTCCTCACCATGGCCATTCTCAAAATGGGGGATGGACATAATCGGCCCTTTTGCAGCAGGGAAAGGCCAAGTCAAGTTCCTCCTTGTCGCGGTCGACTACTTCTCCAAGTGGATCGAAGCAGAGCCATTAGCCATCATCACAGCCAACCAAGTCCAGTGCTTCGTTTGGAAAAACATCATCTGCCGCTATGGAATCCCTCACACAATCATAACCGACAACGGCCGCCAGTTCATAGACAAGGGCCTCGCTGACTTCTACCGCAACCTGAACATTACCCACATAACGAGCTCCGTCGAACACCCTCAAACCAACGGCCAGGCTGAGGTCGCTAACAAGGTCATCCTCGGGCAATTAAAGAAACGCTTAGACGGAGCCAAAGGCAAATGGCCGGAAGAACTACTCGAAGTGCTATGGGCATATAAGTGCACCCCCCAGTCTTCGACCCACGAAGCACCATATACTCTAGTCTACGGAACAGACGCTGTCATACCAGTGGAAATTGGGGAACCCTCAATCCGACAACAACACCACGACACACAGATAAACGCCGGCTGCATGGCCACACACCTCGACCTCCTTTACGAGACAAGGGAAAAGGCACGCATCCGGGACTTGGCGACCAAATTAAGGGCAGCAAGAAGGTACAACTCCAAGCTGAAACCACGTTCTTTTCACAAAGGAGACCTCGTGTGGAGGATGGCTAGCAAAGCCCGCAAGCACGGAGGCAAGTTCTCACCCAACTGGGAAGGACCTTTCCGAGTACTTAAAGAGGTCGGCAAGGGAGCCTATCGCCTGGAAAAACTATCCGGAGAGCCGcttcccaacacttggaacaTCTCTCACTTCAAATTCTATTTTAGCTGA